GTGGCAGTATCCAGTTGCAATATAAAGGTAATATAACTGCCACACAAGACCTCGACGAATCCAAAGTATGCCTTTGTAAGCTGAAAGATGAAAAAAATACGATAAGATTTGAGTTTACAGTGCACTGAAAAGGTAATGCAAAAAATATCAAGAGTGAAAGCCAAAAAAATTCGATGCGTTTGGATCACTAAAATTGATTACTGAAAGCATACCTTGCGATATGTTAATATATCTGCCAAGGGTATTGATAAGGTCATCTTCAATGCGATATCAAGTGCATCCGCAAGAGCTGGATCGCCATAGAGTTCAAACACACCGAAGTTGCAATAATTTCCCGAAAGCGCTGCCCATAAGATGATTATCAAGTATCAGAACATAATAAACTAAAGCAACAAACAAGAAAAGACTGATTCTCTTTGGTTCTATAACGTCGAAATCATGTTCTAACCTCTTGACAGAATTGTCAGTGAAACCCAGAACCCCTTGTATTTGAAGGCATATATATCCGCAACATTTGGAAGGGACAAGATCCTTGAACCATAAGCCACAATCAATTTACTGACTTCCCGGAAAAGCAGGATGCCATTTGGGGAAGAAGAATCAAAAGTAAGGCGCTGGTTTTTGTTATGCACAAACTCAGCCATGAACTTCAACAACGGGGTCGTAACCTACATCAACAATCCAAGAAGAGAAGCTGAGAGAAAGAAGGCACCACTATTCAAATAAATAATGGCAGAAAGCGTAAATTCACTGACGTGTTAAATCAGATATAAGGACTCAGGTTATTACTAGGACAGTGACCTTTAATACAACCCAATAGAGTATAATGTAAAACTAAATACCTCTGGTGTGTCGAACCAATTTGAGATCCCTCTCAAAAGAAGTGGCATGTGTGCAGGATAGAGCCAGTCAAACAAAAGACCATAACTTCTCTTGCTGAGATCAAAAAGAGAAAGCTTAAATAATCATAAGATTGCAAAATGTTTATGGATGTCAAAGTAACTAGATGAAGTCAATACCTGCTACTAGCCATTGAAATTCCTCTTAAACTCTTCATCAATCCGATCAGAGCAAACTTCACAGTATCAGTGCGAAACATCGAATCTGGTGTTGATTCCAGGGTGCGGAAAACCTATCATGATTGAATTTAATAGTAGTTTACTGGCTTATTACAGCAACTTGAACTATATACAAGAACAGAGATTCCATTACACCACAATAATTAGGATATTGAGCTACGCATACAACAGAAAATACATAACCACTTTGCGATGCGAATATATGCCAATAAGATATCATAAGATATTAGGATGTAGATCAACCCTGTAATCCATGTATCAAACTATGCCTAGAATTGAGAAAGGGTGACCATTATGCATTTTCAATGCAAAGTTCACCATGACCATGTCTTCCTTATGCTTCGCCTGGGTTACTTAGTAAGAAGAAACACAAACTTTTTTTCATTCCTTCTTCCATAAAAAAGACATGCAACCCTATCATTATAATCAGAGAACAGTATGCAGGGCAGATACGTACAGAATCACTATTGTAAATGAAAGCTGCAGAGATAAGATGCTGAAAGAAAATGGAGACTAACCTGCATAAGTGGTTCCATCGACGTCTTGAACTTTATTGAGCTATCCTCCATGAAAATCAACCAGCCAACCGTGTAGTAAAACGTTGTTCTGCTGCGCGAGCATCTATACTCTTCTAAGAATGGAAACTGCTCTCTCTGGAATATGGCAATTTACATACTGAGATTATTGCTGGTGATACATTACATGATGTCCATAAGAGAAGAGTACTTGGAGAAGAATTACAGTGTGATTAGAAATAATAAAGTTCACCGTCTCCAGCTTCAAAAGCAGCTTCCCGGTCATATATCTTCAAGcgaaaaccaaaacaaaaaagttcAATACGGAAATGCATATGAGCTAATATAACATCAATTTGAACAGGTTGTAACGGATTTACCCAGATGCCAACTCATGAAACAAACTTAGCGTGTGACCAATGACTTCTTCACTctaaagaaacaaaagacaGATCGTTTTGAGAATATATGGTTTTGATGCTCCGAGCGGCATGTCAGAAACGGTAAAGAACACAAGATTACCTGTGTATAACATTTTAAGTTCGTAGCAATCTTGCAAACAATAACGTTCAACAGCATAAGATGATCATCGAGTCCACGAAGGTCTTTCAATCTGGCATACAATTGCTGCAACAGAATGGTAGTATCAGGAATagacatgaaacaaaaaaagtatataaaaaggaaacaagtttGCATTTACTTTTGATGAATGCATGGCCTGATCACCAACGTAAGACTTTCGGAAATTCTGGAAGAATGTAAGAATCGCACGCTCAAGCCTTTGTTTACTTATTTCACCATATCGCTGCAGAAAGAATGTGTTATTTGAGTACTTTACAGATGATATAAAAGTTGCGAATTCAACTgggagaaaagaaaataaatcacgTGAAGCACAGCCGCACAGGGTTGTTAGGAACGTTAACATAACATACAGTTCACTCAtaatattaatatcaaaaacgTTTAATGAGATCACTactatatattcatatatgtgGTTAACTGGTTATACAGGATTATGAACATAAGCTAGGCTTACTGATTTACCAGCCGTATGTATTCATGgtgagttttaaaaaaaaaaacgctgaTAAACACAAATATTGACGAACATCAAGTAGCAGAACAACCTTTAGGTAACTCATATCTTCgtgtttaaatccaattttcACCAAATTATAGAACTATGCAATCCAACGAGATTATCTAcaagtattttgtttttaattaatcgCAAGCAGATGTCATACCTGTATGTGTAGTCCACTGTCCATGACATCTATTAGCCGCAAAACACGAGAAGAGAGTTCGGCATCAAGCACCTCTTGCGTCTCCATACTGCACCATACATTTAATTTCCAATGTTCATATATTGTTTTGTTCCTCAAACAGAGCTAAGcgcaaaatatatatatatatatatataataaaatattggaTAGCAACTTACCTACAGCCGCTGCACTGCTTGATTTTAACAATAGCAGCAACAATATGAACAACCCATGACAATTTTGCTTCAATAAGTGCCAGTTCAGAATTGTCAGCAAACTGAAGTTTCCCTCTTTCCTGTTACACGATCACTCAGCTCAAGCGTTTAGGACACAAAAAACATCGACAGAACAGTAATAAGCTCTACACATAAGAACATTGGCTTTTACCGTATACGATTGCAGAAGCGGCTCCATTGTGTTTATTATATACATGCCAATTCTTTCATACTGCACGATAAGAACCTCAGTTGCAGTTCAATTGTATTAAGATTCAGCATTATCCAACAAACTATGTTAACGAAACAAGGGTGTCGTATGCAACGCAAATCAAGTAAAGGGATAACCTGAAATCTGCACAGGTATGGAAAGCAATCCAGCTCATCCTGCAGAACTTCAACTTTATCCAAAGGATGCTCAGTAGGATCATCGGGGACATTAGCCTGGAAAGAGGAAAACAGCAACATATCaaagaaaaaatacaatttagCATGGGGAATCTACCAAAATCAGCGGTGTTATATACCTGCACAGAATCGAATCTGGATATGATAAACCCCTCTGTAATTTTAGGTACAAATTCATCGAGTAGACTTGGTGAATCACCCTTCAAGTATGACACAGATGCTACTAATCTGGACCACATTCCAAGGAGGTGGTACACGCTGCTGCTGGCCCactgtaagaaaaaaaactatttatggATTTTGCAAAACTAAGAATAAATTTGAATTGAATGGCTATGGCATTCGCTAATATAAACTGAATTGCTTTGAGCTGAATTGCCATGATTATCGCTAATATAAAGCATCTGTAATTTGATTGCTATGGCATTCGCTGATATAAATTGCGAAAATTTACCTGCCATGACTGGAGAGATTTTAGTGTAAACTCTGCCAACAACTGTATCCAGTCACCGTACCCGTCCATCTTCACAAGCTCCGAAAGCTGCAGAGTGCAGATAGATTCATACATAAGGTTACATAAGATCTGAATTTATCAGCCATATAAACCAATAAAGCATGTCCAAATTATAACCACCAAATAATTACAGTGATGCCGCACAACAAATTACAATTACATGCTGGCATTATCATCTTGTTATATACAATTACTAAGGAGAGTCTAGAGAGAAATCAATGCAATACGAAGCACCAGAATATACAAATCAAGCGCCCAGTCTATGATTGTCAACTACCATTTAGGCAAGAGATCCCAAGGAAGAACATCGTTGAAGAGAATAAAACTATATTAGAATATATTACTGATTTATAAAGAACATATAGCATCGGTATAGTGAAGACCGTCCAACTGTGACAAATAGCAAATAAAATTCTAGCTATGACgcaaataaaattatacaaacAGTAATGCGTGAATTAGAAAAGAATTTAGTTGACTTTTACCTGATAATTCAACCTAAAACGCCCAAGTAGACGGCAGAACACATGGTAGTTATCATGATCAGCAAGGCCTAATTCAACAAAGTAATTTGTGTTGACGAAGGTAAGGGACCGGGATCAGGGAGATAATATACGAAGAAGTAAGATCAGGTTAGGTATCAAATATCCATTAAAACACAATATCAACAACACACGTACAGTACAATGTTAACAGACTACATAACTGAGAGGCTCGAACTTCAGTCATGAAGGGTTATAAAATTGTAAATGACACAGTTGCATACAATGCAACACCTTAAGCTTAAGTTTTTACAGTCGGACAGAAAAATTCCATAGTCATACATCAAACATACCTTTTCCTGTTTGAAGAATTTCTTTGGTTCCTGTCATCAAATGGGCTAAAAATTTAGAGCGGGTAGCATCATCTGTGAACATAGAGCGTCTTACAGAAGCCAATCGCACCAAGCACTCAAGTGCCTAGAAGTTAAAACAGAGGAACATTAACAAATAGCAAATTTGAGTCATTTAAAGCTACCTAGTACCTACTGTGTGCTACTGTATCAGTGATATTACTGAATTTGAAACACCTGTCCACACAATACGAGTGGATAGAAATGAACTGAAGATAATTTTCCTTTGATGCAAAACATGCCTATATGCTTCTTCTCATCAAGAACTGAAAAAATATAGACATACCTCTTTCGAAAGAGGTGAGTCTGTACTACCATAATAATCGAAAAATATCTGCAGCGTGGAGGGATCCTCCAATACTGACCTCCAGGACGTTGGTATCTACAAATTATCGGTAACACAAGAAGTTATAACATCACGAAAATCGAGTACCACATAAACATAGGCACTAAGCAATCACAAACAGGATGAATATAACACGATATTAAAGTTCTACCTGAACTGTGCCAACCTCTTCTGTGCTTTCATCGATTGAAGTTCCAACAAAATCAAACGATACACACCTCAGCGCAAGGGAAAGTGCCAATTCTTGTAAACGTCCGGCAGCTGATTAAAAAACATAACGTCTGACTCATTACTAATGAACTAAcaggaaaaagaaaatgaaattccCATGCTATGCCTAGACCAAAACATTCCATTAGCATATATTTTCAAGATGGCATTTACAACTCAAAGGTGGCATGAGGGGATATAATGAAAAGCCTGACAAAGATGACTCATCCAACAGTTAGAATTTCCAGAGGTGGTATCCATTAATATACAGCCAGTAAAATTCACACATGCGCAACCAACAATCTAGGTTGATGGCATCAATGCATAAGATGAAGTTCATAATATTACCATTACTTTTCAGATAGCTTAATGAGGTCAAAGCTATTTGGAATATTTGAAATAAGGATTGATCCCTGAAGTTGCATGCAACCCTCCGGTGACGTGTAGAAGGCAGTCCTGGATTAGGCTATAAGAATTGAAcaaaagaagatggagaaatGTCAATAAGTATTtcacaaaagtaaataaatggaCAATATTTTGTGACCCATTCAATATCTAATATAATGCACGTTGTAACATATACCTGTCTAACAAAAACCACCATTTGAAATCTTTAAGAAGTGCATTTGAAATATACTTTAAGGAATGGTGGAAACAGACAGTATAGTTATATTGAGCACAACACTCTTACTGTATCTGTAACAGGCCGATACTTTACATCGCATGGAAACAAAAGAAGGCAACTCAAAACTAATATGAATCTGAAGCAATGAGCAATCCATGTCAAGAAACACAAACTCTACAGTGAGTAATTTCAGCCTTTGTTAAGATATTTATACACCATTAACCACTAACCTGATTCATTTCTTGCACAAGTTGATCCAAAATTCTTAAGCCGATAGCATAGTGATCCGCGGAACCCTAttcaaacaaaatttatgaAAGACCATACTCAGCAAGCTCTtgttaaaaaaatctgaaagttcTACAAAAGTAACATCCACATGGGTTTCTGCAATCCACAGAGCACTAAGAAATAAAGATAATACAGTAACCAAACACCCACGAAGATGCACCACCTGTTCCAAGAAGTTTGTAGATTCCTTCACCACATCCCTGAATCTCTCACCATCTAACCATCCAAGCTTTGTGAGCCGGCAAAGCAGTTGAATGAGCGAAGCAATAACAAATGGTTGCATCTCCGGTCCTCTTGTAGCCAGATAGTTCACTATATAAGCTCCTAAACAAAACCAACAGAACACCAGAAACAAGTAAGTTATGAAATCCCAGAAAAGAGATATCTAGTCATTTAGTTTGAAGGACTGGATAAGAAGTTTACTGATATCAAGGCGAAGATTCAGCGGAAGGGAATGATCCGTCACTTGCTTCAACAAACTCGAGCTGGCGAGCATTAAGGAATAAGGTTGTGATGAATTGTCGAGAATGTATTGACATTGCGGTATATAATCCTTATTCACGGAAAAGCATCTGAGACTATTTTCAGCGTGAGCCCTCTCAGCTGTATCCTGTGAGTTGTATAATCTCTCGCATAATGCCTCAAGTTGCGCCAAGCTCTCCATTGGTAACGAAGCAGAATCTGACCAACAAGGTAGAAAAAGAACAGATACCACTACCGTTTTAACaagaatatttatataagattttaGTTTATTACAGAGTATCCTGATTTATGAAGTATTCAGTGGCAGCAAAGCAGTGAATGAATCATTACAATAAACAATGAATCATTACAATAacaatgaatcaaacaagcttCAGGAGAAAAATCAAATGACACAGCTCCACAATCCTTAAGAAAACGAAATACCAAGATCCAAACAAAGATGGAACAACattaacaaatgaaaaaaaattgcgCTAGTAAGTTGACCATGTACAAATTATTCAGTGAGCTACCAGTATACATCACTTAGATGTCATACaaaatagagagaaagagagagagagagagaatacaCAAGTAGtgatagaaaaaaaatgatagccTAATGGCAGAGTCAAGTTCCTAACTCTGGATGATGGAAGGAAAAGTATTGAAGCTGTGTATCACCTAACTCCAGCTCAGTACCGGGGTTGATTCTGTTTAAAACGTCAAAAATCAAACTTCAGTTGCCACACAAGCCACACAAAACGCCATACATAAGAGTGAAAGCTACAACTCTATATGAGACGCAAGCCACACACGATCGAATACCGCTATAAGTTTAGCACATGACTTGACCATATCATTCCGCCACAGCTACATCCTAGGGACTCGTACGGAAAGTGTATTGATGAAACGTTAAACGAAATCATATGCTACGCTAAATCTTCATAGACATTTCGATACAATGCAAGAACACGATTAAAGAAACGGCTACAGTGAGGAAATGAGCTACATAGAAAACCTAGATTTCGTATTTTCAATCACATCCTAACCACTATAAGTAAACACTACACGAATACGATTCATCATCGATCTTCATCACTTCACGAAGCACGCGATTGAGGAAAATAAACCATCGAGCAAATAAAAAACTCGGAAAACAACGATGTGAGAAAACAAACTTCGCCTCACCAGAGATTGAGCTGGTAGCCACTCCGATTACGTTAATCGGCAAGTTTTTCCGGCGAACTGGAACCTCGATCAGCGAAGCGTCGTCGGTAACAGCGAGAACGAAGAAGAGACGTGCAGTCTGATCAGGCGAGTGTGTAACTTCCTTTTTTGGTTTTATAGAGAGACTCGCTCATCTCTATCTCGGCTCGTGTTTTAATATGGGCCAAACCCTAATTTAATGGGCCTGCCTAGGCCCATAAATATGACGGGCTTGGCAGTATCTCTAACTGGCCAAATTAACGCGAAGGCGGCCGCTGAAATTCTAGCggtcaacaaaacaaataagcAATTAATATATGTTTGACCAAGTTAAATTGTATAATCTGCTCAAGTTTTCTTCATCAACTTCTAATCTACCCCCACCAAACTACAATCGTCTAGGCATTGTCAAACATGATTCTTCTCACCTTAAATATGATTACTAACGATTATAATACATTTTTGAATGATGTGATGTCAGCCTAAGAGAATTCAATTACGACTGGTTAAACAAATAAATTCTTGGTCAATTTTTTCATAACATTTTCGTTACACGGAAACGTTACAAGGATATTTTGTTTTAAGCATAAATTAGGTACTTATGATGTTTTTGTagtcactaatttttttttataaaaaatatctcgAGTGTAGATGGTTGTATGACTATTACGGCTTAACGCTTTTTGACTGAATTGGCGTCTTGTATATTAAGTCTTGAACGTTTCTTTGAAAATTTTCCTCTTTCTTTCATGTTCATTTGTGAACTTTTTATGAGTTATTAGTAACGTCTGAGCTGAGCTAGCTTCTCGTATCAAATCTTTAGTAGGCTTGAATCCACCATCACATATTTTTTATCTTTGCTTTTTTAGTTATAACGCAAAATTATAACATATCTAACGTACACTGGCAACCTAAAAAACTAAATGATTGTGATCTGTAATCGAATAGTTGATATTGTATAAGGTTGATACAGTGATTGACAAcctagaattagatgattttgatatataaggTTGATATAATGGTCCAACTATTCGTATTTGTTCATTACTATATTGGAGTTATCTTGAGTAGACGTAACATGTAAAAACAGTTGCCATTtatatgtaatttaaaattttaacaaaaagttgatatataaattaagaaaaatacaaacccGTAAGAATATACCTTCTTGAATTAGATCTAAAAAGGATAACAAACATTTTGCAACCAGGCGATGATCACATTATTTAGAAAAATGCgtataaaaacttgaaaattatttgaaaaaaggTTTGATAGTGGCGACGACCTTCTTGAATTGGTCGAGAAACGACGAGTACGACACCGTCCCATCGTTCCCAGCGAGAACTCTatatttatccttcctcgtgaaGTTAGTACACTCAAACCCTAACGTAGCCGCCAAGATTCTCTGCACATAATTAGCCACGTCATACGGACTCTTCCCTGATGAACAAGTTGCCTCCACTTCGAGCTGGTTCAAGAACGTCACCTCGTAAACCGGTCTAGGGTTCATGAAAAAGAAGATGGGGTCAAAAGCCTTCCAGCCTCTAGCGGTAGTCGCATGAAAGAACCCAACTCTATAGTTCATCGCCACGGGAACGATCTTATCAGTTAACTCCGCGAAAAGCGCGCTAAATCTCAGCAGAAACGGTTCACGGCAAGTGGTTCCCTCGGGATATACCACCAAATCCCCGTTAGATAACTCTTTCTTTATAATCTCGGCGTCTACATCTCGAGCTCGAGTTAGACGAAACGTTGGAATCGGAGATAATATTTCAGATAAGCGAGAAACGGAGTAGGTAACGGCTGGGATGCTACGGCCGAGCACATAGGATAATATGACTGGATCCATTACGGTTCTATGAGTGCATACGAATAGTACGCCTTGGTTTCCAGCGGATGCTGGTGCTGGAGGCTTTCCTTTTACGATGAACCGAATGTTGAATATGCGTGAGACATAAGGTATGGCCCATAACGGGAGCATGGACCCGATGAAGAGACGAACCACGGCTAGGATTATTCCGAAAGGGATCCAGAGAAGGATGAGGAGTGCGGTGGCTGGTGTCGGTAGCTTCACCAAACGTCCATCGTGGAATATGACTGGT
This genomic stretch from Brassica napus cultivar Da-Ae chromosome C9, Da-Ae, whole genome shotgun sequence harbors:
- the LOC106432229 gene encoding exportin-7-B isoform X2 — its product is MVVFVRQPNPGLPSTRHRRVACNFRDQSLFQIFQIALTSLSYLKSNAAGRLQELALSLALRCVSFDFVGTSIDESTEEVGTVQIPTSWRSVLEDPSTLQIFFDYYGSTDSPLSKEALECLVRLASVRRSMFTDDATRSKFLAHLMTGTKEILQTGKGLADHDNYHVFCRLLGRFRLNYQLSELVKMDGYGDWIQLLAEFTLKSLQSWQWASSSVYHLLGMWSRLVASVSYLKGDSPSLLDEFVPKITEGFIISRFDSVQANVPDDPTEHPLDKVEVLQDELDCFPYLCRFQYERIGMYIINTMEPLLQSYTERGKLQFADNSELALIEAKLSWVVHIVAAIVKIKQCSGCSMETQEVLDAELSSRVLRLIDVMDSGLHIQRYGEISKQRLERAILTFFQNFRKSYVGDQAMHSSKQLYARLKDLRGLDDHLMLLNVIVCKIATNLKCYTQSEEVIGHTLSLFHELASGYMTGKLLLKLETVNFIISNHTREQFPFLEEYRCSRSRTTFYYTVGWLIFMEDSSIKFKTSMEPLMQVFRTLESTPDSMFRTDTVKFALIGLMKSLRGISMASSSKRSYGLLFDWLYPAHMPLLLRGISNWFDTPEVTTPLLKFMAEFVHNKNQRLTFDSSSPNGILLFREVSKLIVAYGSRILSLPNVADIYAFKYKGFWVSLTILSRALSGNYCNFGVFELYGDPALADALDIALKMTLSIPLADILTYRKLTKAYFGFVEVLCGSYITFILQLDTATFMHLVGSLESGLKGLDTSISSQCAIAVDNLATYYFNNITMGEAPNSPAAIRFAQHIADCPSLFPEILKTLFEIVLLEDCGNQWSLSRPILSLILINEQIFSDLKAKILSSQPVDQHQRLSACFDSLMTDISRGLDPKNRDMFTQNLNRFRLEFRVK
- the LOC106432229 gene encoding exportin-7 isoform X1 translates to MESLAQLEALCERLYNSQDTAERAHAENSLRCFSVNKDYIPQCQYILDNSSQPYSLMLASSSLLKQVTDHSLPLNLRLDIRAYIVNYLATRGPEMQPFVIASLIQLLCRLTKLGWLDGERFRDVVKESTNFLEQGSADHYAIGLRILDQLVQEMNQPNPGLPSTRHRRVACNFRDQSLFQIFQIALTSLSYLKSNAAGRLQELALSLALRCVSFDFVGTSIDESTEEVGTVQIPTSWRSVLEDPSTLQIFFDYYGSTDSPLSKEALECLVRLASVRRSMFTDDATRSKFLAHLMTGTKEILQTGKGLADHDNYHVFCRLLGRFRLNYQLSELVKMDGYGDWIQLLAEFTLKSLQSWQWASSSVYHLLGMWSRLVASVSYLKGDSPSLLDEFVPKITEGFIISRFDSVQANVPDDPTEHPLDKVEVLQDELDCFPYLCRFQYERIGMYIINTMEPLLQSYTERGKLQFADNSELALIEAKLSWVVHIVAAIVKIKQCSGCSMETQEVLDAELSSRVLRLIDVMDSGLHIQRYGEISKQRLERAILTFFQNFRKSYVGDQAMHSSKQLYARLKDLRGLDDHLMLLNVIVCKIATNLKCYTQSEEVIGHTLSLFHELASGYMTGKLLLKLETVNFIISNHTREQFPFLEEYRCSRSRTTFYYTVGWLIFMEDSSIKFKTSMEPLMQVFRTLESTPDSMFRTDTVKFALIGLMKSLRGISMASSSKRSYGLLFDWLYPAHMPLLLRGISNWFDTPEVTTPLLKFMAEFVHNKNQRLTFDSSSPNGILLFREVSKLIVAYGSRILSLPNVADIYAFKYKGFWVSLTILSRALSGNYCNFGVFELYGDPALADALDIALKMTLSIPLADILTYRKLTKAYFGFVEVLCGSYITFILQLDTATFMHLVGSLESGLKGLDTSISSQCAIAVDNLATYYFNNITMGEAPNSPAAIRFAQHIADCPSLFPEILKTLFEIVLLEDCGNQWSLSRPILSLILINEQIFSDLKAKILSSQPVDQHQRLSACFDSLMTDISRGLDPKNRDMFTQNLNRFRLEFRVK
- the LOC106432203 gene encoding glycerol-3-phosphate acyltransferase 7-like, which gives rise to MESSTTTSYSVVSELEGTLLKTPKPFAYFMLMAFEASGLIRYTLLLFLWPIIALLDVLGYRNCSLKLVIFVATASLRESEIESVARAVLPKFYMDDISMDAWSAFGSCEKRVVVTRMPRVMVERFAKDHLRADEVIGTEIIINRFGYATGFIQESDVDRSIFNSVANLFEDRRPQLGLGRPIISGSQTFLSLCEEQVHAPVPSNYNVQRLHVQLLPVIFHDGRLVKLPTPATALLILLWIPFGIILAVVRLFIGSMLPLWAIPYVSRIFNIRFIVKGKPPAPASAGNQGVLFVCTHRTVMDPVILSYVLGRSIPAVTYSVSRLSEILSPIPTFRLTRARDVDAEIIKKELSNGDLVVYPEGTTCREPFLLRFSALFAELTDKIVPVAMNYRVGFFHATTARGWKAFDPIFFFMNPRPVYEVTFLNQLEVEATCSSGKSPYDVANYVQRILAATLGFECTNFTRKDKYRVLAGNDGTVSYSSFLDQFKKVVATIKPFFK